From Cucumis melo cultivar AY chromosome 3, USDA_Cmelo_AY_1.0, whole genome shotgun sequence:
agaaaagtcaaattgtttttgttaaattaaattagaaataAACGGTAATTAATTGGTCTCACCATGCCGGCGCCGATCAAATACTGAACAGTCCGTTCAATCATCATCATATCAACTCGACCGGATAAATAAAGGTATGTCCGGAGCAAGTCGCCGTGCCGGTTCTCCTCGGCGGTCCAATTCCGAGTCCACGTGGCCCACGGGCTCCGGCTAGCCCCAGTCTCATCCTTAACTCCATCCAGCGTATTAATCATCGTCTGATAAGTCGGCAATGCATCCTCCGTAATCATATCCCCAACCAACACCACAAAGTACTCATCCGGCAGCTCCGCCGTCCGTTCCCGCAGAGCCCTAACTTCCTCCAGAAATTCCCCGTAGGGCAGCGTCGAATCCGGCAAGAAATCCTGCGGCTGCCAGCAGTCATTCACCGGCTTCAGCAGCGGCAGCACATTCTGGCTCGCCCATCCTTCCAACGACTTGAACACATCAATCTTTTCCGGCGGCATTGAGTGCATTCTCCGATTCTTAACCAGAGCCGGAGCCGCAATGGCTGAAATTGGATGTAGGGAAGGAGGGAATCTGAGGCGGTAGAGAGGCGGGGGGGAGTTGAGGCGGAAGGGAGGGAGATTCCGGGTAAGTGGAATGTGGTTTGAGGTAAGTGTTTGCATGACGATGATGGTGTGTAGTATTATTTCGTGGAAGTAGAAATTTGGGGCAATTGGAAGAGGGAAATGGcctaatttatttataaagggaaggggggggggggggggaattggggatttaattttatttattgagggttaagggtaaaatggtaatttaaaGGGGGTAGAATCCGGTGGGTGCTGTGGTTTTACGAAAGGCAGGGGGAGAGATTCGATGGGTAAGAGAGTGGCCAAATAGAATTAATGACAACTCATATTTTTTTATCaaactttctttttctaattctttttcaccatttttataatttactccatttaaaaacaaataaattggACTCAACACACACATACCCTTTTAACTTCAACtcttttttccaaataattatTCTATAGATTTCATTAATCTCTTTTCTAATTTaccaaaatcaaatcaaatgtaTATCTCATTCTCACATTTCataaacaatttagtcttcaatttaatctctatgattaccaaataaatttaaaatgtgggtaagaaagattattggtaagaaagattcaagaaaaggaattttataataatacataGAACAGttttttagaacaaaaaaaaaatgtgaagaaAATAGGTTTCATTAGTCTCCGTTTGCTACAACTGCAAATTGAATTCCAAATATTTCTccttctttttgtttgtttatcGATGGCCAACTTGATGTTTATGTAAACAAAAAatagtatttatttattttgtactttctttttcCAGTCTCTTGTCTATAGTTCTAAACAATTTGTCTTCTGAAAATAATTTCTGAAACTAAAAGTGTTTTTCTGACAATCTAGGCAGTTGCttacaaattagaaaaaaaaaaaaaaaaaaaaaaaacttttttgaattaaacaggtttaaaattatttttctaaacaaAGTTTGATTAATTCAAAATGTGATTAACCATACCATATATAACAGTATTGTACATGGTTTATCACCGTACAGTACGATCAAGCATTTTTTTTGcttaaaatgttaaaataaatactttaaatttatataatagaTTAATTCAATATCATTCATGTCAAATTGTCTAAAAATAAGTTACATACCAAATTTCATTATTAAGAATAAGTTATATACTAGAATTCATCTCCTTGAATTAATGATGGCCATAAAATGGTTTTCTCTTGATTCGATAAAAGAAAGACTCATTGCTTATTGTTTTGGTATATTGGGGATCATAGcgttaagattctttatatactaGTTCAATTAGAATCTCCATTAAATCTTAATCAATCTAAGAATTGCTTCTCCCTATTTAATCCATACTCAATTAGGAATCATAGATCTTAATTAAATAGATTACATAATAGGcccaattaaataaaataactaacggataaattattaatttacataCATAGCTCATACTTTAATTATACGTATTATTTTAATATGTTTAACAATCTCCTAACTTGAGCTATGTTTGTATAtctgatataattaaattacaCAAATCTTAAGCGCGCATAAACAAGTTATTTTAATAATAGAGTTCTTCTTTAGTTCAATCTGGCTCATCTCCTATATCAGCATGTAATTAAGGTGGCTTTTGTCACTATCCTTGTAACTAAATCTTCCTTGACCACCAATTCCAGTACATTCAATGACATAGATCAAGTATGGATTGATAACATGGAAACTACATGCAAAGTGTTTCAGATCATGCCTATTTCCAACTGCCGCATTTGCAAAACTGCATGCACAATAATAAACAAGTTCATACAATAAAAGATAATCCATCAACTTTattctatatagaaaataaacaataacaTCTTTAATAACAAACTTTTACTAAACCATGAAATCAGAAAATTGACTAACACCAATACGAGCAACATGCTCGTGGAAAACTTTAGTGGTGAACCTTTAGTCAATGAATATGTCACCATCAAGTTTGTTCTTTACGTATTCTTTCAAAATTTGACCACTCTGTACTCTTTCTTTCACTATTAGAAGTTTTACGTCTACATGCTTTGACTTTGTATTACTTCTATTGTTATTGGAATACATTACTGTTGAGTTATTGTCACAAAATAATTTTAGTGGTCTTTGCCAACTACTATTTGCAGCCTAGTGACAAAATTTTGCAATCACATTCCATGACTAGATGCCTCATAACATGCTATAAACTTCTCATCTATGGTAGAACCGTAAGTGTTTGTTTAAcactttttcaaaataaaactcCTTAGCCAATATGTAGTTATAACTTGAAGTGGATCACAAAGTGTATTGGCATCCAACATAATCGAACGAATCAGAATACCAAATGATCTCCAAAATTTCTGATATCTGATAAGTGagcatataatcttttgttctTTGTAAATACTTTAGTACCCGTTTGGCTGCTCTCCAATGATCCATCTCGAGTTGCTCAAATATCTACATAATACTCAAACTATAAACATAATATATGGATGCGTGAAAATTTGAGCATACGTTAGGCTTTCAATAATCGATGCATAAGAAACCTTTTGCATCTCCTCAATCTCTAAGCCTTCCTTCCAAATC
This genomic window contains:
- the LOC103485738 gene encoding stearoyl-[acyl-carrier-protein] 9-desaturase 6, chloroplastic, giving the protein MQTLTSNHIPLTRNLPPFRLNSPPPLYRLRFPPSLHPISAIAAPALVKNRRMHSMPPEKIDVFKSLEGWASQNVLPLLKPVNDCWQPQDFLPDSTLPYGEFLEEVRALRERTAELPDEYFVVLVGDMITEDALPTYQTMINTLDGVKDETGASRSPWATWTRNWTAEENRHGDLLRTYLYLSGRVDMMMIERTVQYLIGAGMDPGTENNPYLGFVYTSFQERATFISHGNTARLAKHRGDPVLARICGTIASDEKRHENAYSRIVQKLLEVDPTGAMLAIADMMQKKITMPAHLMYDGQDPRLFDHFSAVAQRLGIYTANDYADILEVLIERWGLEKVEGLTGEGRRAQDFVCGLAPRIRKLQERADERAKKLKPHGVKFSWIFNKEIPILS